The stretch of DNA TTAATGTACTAAAGTATGGTGTGTTTTTAATTTAATATCTGCTAATAAGATCGCACAGAGAAAACTAAGGCATTCGCAAAAAAGGACTTGGCGAACGTCAAGTTTCTCTAAGCAAATGGCACAAAAGGGGTGACAAGCATGTTCACTTATACGGTTCGTCGTATTTTATCATTAATACCCGTTTTATTTGGAATGACAATAATTGTTTTTGCAATCATTCATGCAATTCCTGGTAACCCTGCTCAGGTCATTCTTGGTCAAAGGGCAACACAAGAGTCAATCGCACTGGTAACGAAGGAATTAGGTTTGGATAGGCCATGGTACATACAATATTTTGATTATATTAATAAACTTTTACATGGAGATTTGGGCACTTCATTAAGGACAAGGGGGCCAATAAACGAAGAAATATGGCCATTCTTGGCAGCGACATTTGAGCTGACACTTGTTGCAATGATTATTGCTATCGTTATTGGCGTAAATGCTGGAATCATTAGTGCATGGTTTTCAAAATCATGGTTTGATTATTTTGCCATGCTCCTTGCACTTATTGGGGTATCAATGCCGATATTCTGGCTTGGTTTAATGATGCAATGGGGATTTGCCAATGAATTAGGATTATTTCCAACAACAGGAAGGGAGAATGTCAGAGACCCAGTAACTGCCATTACAAATCTCTATTTAATCGATACATTAATTCAAGGAAGGTTTGACCAGTTTGCTACAGTTGTTAAGCATTTAGTCTTACCGAGCTTTGCTCTTGCCACGATACCGATGGCCATTATTGCAAGAATGACACGTGCCACGATGTTGGAGGTTATGAAATCAGACTACATTCGTACTGCTAGAGCAAAAGGATTAAGAATGTTCTGGGTCGTGTATAAGCATTCTTTAAAAAATGCAGTCATTCCAGTTCTTACAGTTATCGGTTTGCAAACTGGATTATTGTTAGGCGGAGCGATATTAACTGAAACGATCTTTGGCTGGCCGGGAATTGGCCGATATTTATACGATGCTATTTTGTACCGTGATTATCCAGTGATTCAGTCAGGAATATTAATCATTGCAGCGATCTTTGTTTTGATAAACTTGATCGTTGATCTGTTATACGTCTTTGTCGACCCGAGAATTAAGTATACAAAATAGGAGGGATTATTAGTGGCTGAACTCGCAAAAAACACGGAAAATATTCCGTCGATATCCACAGAAGAGAAGCTAACTCCTCCTTGGAAGGAAGCTTGGCTGTCGTTTTCTAAAAATCGAATGGCTTTAGTAGGTTTAGGTATTGTCATCTTCTTTATCATATTAGCAATAATCGCTCCTTATATAGCTCCGTATAGTTTTAAAGAACAGGTTTTAGCAGAGAGAATGCAGGCTCCTTCGAGCAAGCATTGGTTCGGTACGGATGACTTTGGTCGAGATATCTTTTCGCGTGTTATATATGGAGCAAGGATTTCATTATGGGTAGGATTTTTTTCTGTGTTAGGATCGGTCGTTTTTGGGACGATTTTAGGAATTGTAGCTGGATACTATGGTCGTTGGGTCGATGCAGTTATCTCGCGAATCTTTGATATCCTGCTAGCATTTCCAAGCATTCTTTTGGCTATTGCAATCGTTGCTATTTTAGGACCATCATTACAAAATGCTTTGATTGCCATTGCAATTATAAACGTCCCGAACTTTGGAAGGCTCGTACGGTCAAAGGTGCTGAGTATTAAACAAGAAGAATACATTATGGCAGCACGTGCAGTAGGAATGAAAGATACTCGAATTCTATTCCGGCATATTTTGCCTAATAGTATTTCACCTGTAATCGTTCAAGCCACACTTGCGATTGCTACTGCAATTATTGAAGCTGCTGCATTAGGATTCCTTGGAATGGGAGCTCAAGCTCCAACACCAGAGTGGGGGAAAATGCTTGCAGATTCTAGAAATTATATCACTCAGGCTCCATGGACTCTCATTTTTCCAGGGTTAGCAATCATGCTAACAGTTTTAGGCTTTAACCTAATGGGAGATGGGCTTAGAGATGCCCTCGATCCGAAAATGAAGCAATAAGATAGAGACTCCAATGGGGAGTCTCTATCATTTTAAAAATAAAGAATGCGAGGGGAATCAGAGATTAATATGGAAAACAAAAATCAAAATGAAAAAACAACAGGCTTTGAAAAGGAAATTCAAACTGATTTTCGTAAAGACATGTCCTATGGAGATTATCTTCATCTTGATAAAATCTTATCTAGCCAGCATAGATTATCCGAACATCATGATGAAATGCTATTTATCATCATCCATCAAGCTAGCGAGCTTTGGATGAAATTAATCATTCATGAGCTTTCTGCAGCCACTGAATGTATTCTAAAAAATAATCTAGATTCTTCTTTTAAAATGCTCTCACGTGTTTCACGAATTCAGCAGCAGTTAATTCAATCATGGAGCGTTTTGTCTACATTAACCCCAGCTGATTATTTACAATTTCGCGGGAAATTAGGTCATTCGTCAGGCTTTCAGTCCTATCAAAATCGATTAATAGAATTTGCACTTGGACATAAAAATCCCAATACTCTATTAGTTTATCAACATGATAAGGTCCTATATGATACATTGGATAACGCCCTTAATGAACCAAGTATTTATGATGCTGCCATTCAAGCTTTAGCAACTAGAGGCTTGCCTGTTGATCAAAAGGTATTAAATAGAAATTGGTCATTGCCATATGAGTCAAATATGAGTGTAGAGGAAGGTTGGCTGACAGTTTATCGAAATGTAAATAAATATTGGGATCTTTACGAATTAGCAGAGAAGCTAGTCGATATAGGAAGCCAGCAGCAATTGTGGCGATACAATCATATGAGCACAGTTGAAAGAATTATTGGTAATAAGAAGGGGACTGGGGGATCATCAGGTGTAAATTATTTAAAAAAGGTGCTTGATCATCAGTTCTTTCCTGAGTTATGGAGCCTAAGAACAAAGCTTTAAATGTGGAGGAGATTTGCATGAATAAGTGGATTGATATATCTCAAAGATTAGATAATAAAATCCCTGTTTGGCCAGGTGATACTCCTTTTTCATATAAGATTAGCTGGAGCATGGAGGACAGTGGATCAGTTAATGTGGGTCAAATAACGATGAGCACCCATACTGGAACGCATATTGACGCACCATTCCATTTCGATAACGATGGGAAGAGAGTCATTGATTTAGATGTAAATGTATACATCGGTCCTGCCCGTGTTATTCATCTCCACGATACAAAGAGTATTTGTGTAAATGAATTAAAAGAGCATAATCTTTCAGGAGTTACTCGATTATTAATCAATACAGGTGCATGGACGAATCGTTCAGAGTTTCCGAAAAACATTCCTCATTTTGAGCCTGAAGCTGCTAGTTATTTAGCTGAAATAGGTGTAAGACTTATCGGTCTTGACCTGCCATCTGTTGATCCTTTAGATAGTAAGGAATTACCTGCTCATCATGAGCTTACTAGACATGGACTGCATATTTTGGAAGGCCTTGTATTGGATGATATTGACGAGGGAGATTATGAGCTTGCTGCTTTGCCATTGCCTCTTGTTGAAGGAGATGGAAGTCCGGTACGAGCAGTATTGAAAAAAATAGACTAATATAAAGGATATTCACCTAATGGAATCGAAGAATTTATTAAAGTGATTTTTTGAAAGGTGGAATTAGGGGTAATGAATGTAACGGATTTAGGTTTTTCTGTGTCATTAATTGACGCATATGATTTAGAAAAAGAGAAGAGAACTGGCTCATATGTTCTTCATGAAGAGGAACTAACTATTATTGAAACAAGTGCAAGTCCCTCCATTCCATTTATTTTAAAGGGATTAAAGGAACTGGGCGTTGACCCTTTACAAATTAAGAATATTATCGTAACTCATATTCATTTAGACCATGCTGGAGGGGTAGGATTATTTCTTAGAAGCTGTCCTAATGCAAAAGTTATTGTTCATCCACGAGGCGAGCGTCATCTAGCAGATCCTTCAAAGCTAATCCAAGGGGCAAAAGCAGTATATGGAGATAAATTTGATTCGCTTTTTGATCCAATTTTACCAGTACCAGAAGATCGACTTATCATTATGCAGGATGGAGATACACTGCAAATTGGGGAAAATCGCATTCTAACATTTATAGATACTCCAGGGCATGCCAAGCACCACTTTTCTATCTATGATTCATTTAGTAAAGGAGTATTTACAGGAGATACAATTGGCGTCCTCTATCCACAGCTTTTTGAAAAAGGTGTAGAATTAATACTTCCTTCAACCTCTCCAAATCAGTTTGATCCTGACGCCATGCTTGAATCAATGGAAAAAATCGCATCATTTGATATTGAACGAATATATTTTGGTCATTATGGGATGACATCAAATCCTCAGCATGTTTATGAACAATTAAAGTTTTGGCTCCCTAAATTTATGGCTGCGGGGGAAAAAGTTTGGTGCGAAAATCCAAATGCATCGTTTGAAGAAAAAAATGATTCTTTATTCAATCTTTTATTTGAGGAAATAATGAGTTACCTAACAGAAAAGAATATTTCTTTAGATGGAGATATATCGGACATTATTCAACTGGATTTAACGGTTGGATCAATGGGAATCATCGATTATTTGCTAAAGAAAAATCAATAAAATGAAAAAAAGTTTGTACTGGGTCTTCCTTTTATGAGGGAAGTCCTTTTTTTAAAACTTATTCATAAAATAATATTATAATAATATTAGAGTAAAATTAGAATGGAGGTATGATGTGGATATTCAAAAATTAATTAATCAAATCAATAATCGTACACCAACCATTCTTGGAAGTAAGAATTTCTCTAAATATGCGGTTTTGCTGCCCTTGGTTCAAGTTAAAGGTGAATATCATATTCTATTTGAAGTGAGATCTCTGCAATTAAGAAGGCAGCCTGGTGAGGTGTGTTTCCCAGGTGGAAGGGTGGATCATTCTGATGAGGATGAGCGGTATACTGCCGTGAGGGAAACATCAGAAGAGCTAGGGATAACAGAGAATAGCATTCATCATATTTCACAATTAGACTATATGATTTCTCCTTTTGGTACAATCATCTATCCATTCGTTGGCTTTATCAAGAATTATGAAGACATTCAAGTAAATCCAAGTGAAGTGGAGGAGATCTTCACAGTACCGCTCTCTTTTCTTTTACAATCCAAGCCTGAAATTTTTCAAGTTCGCTACAAGATCGAGCCAGAAAGGGATTTCCCATTTCATCATATTGCTGGCGGGGAAAAATATAACTGGCAATTGAGGAATATGGAAGAGTGTTTTTATTATTTTGAAGATAAGGTCATCTGGGGACTTACGGCAAAAATACTTAAGCATTTTATGGAAATGATAGAGGAAAGCGGAGAAGATTTGCCTTAAAATCTTCTCCGCTTTTTGCTAATACTTATAATTAAATTTCTTTAAGATTGCTTTCTTTCGGGATGTTCTAAATTTAAGCTATTGAGTTTTTTAAAGATTATCTCATAATTACTAATATCTCCGCTTTTTTCAAATACCCATAGAGCTCGTTTGTAAAGATCTAGAATTTCAAATGAATATGTTTGTTCAATTGCATAAAGAATTTCTGCTTTTTGATATAATAAATAGCCTAAAAGATAATAGGTTTCTACCTCCATACACATTTTTATTCCTTTTTTACAAAGGTTAAGTGCATGACTATGCTTATTTAAAATAAATGAGGCTCTTGATGAATTATAGAATAGTTTAATAAATATGGCTTGATCCTTTATGTAAGGTATCTTTTCCGCATAAATTAATATTTTTCCATAAAGGTTTTCTGCTAACTCCCATTTTTCAAGCTCACCAAAAAAAATAGCTTTACTAATTAATATATCCAACTCTCGTAATGAATAATTTTTTTCACACGTTTCTGAGAGCAGTAATGCCTCATTGATCAGTTTCAGTGCTTTTTCCTTGTTATTTTCGATGTAATTGACACATATGGATTCTCTCCACAAAAGGAATTGTTTAAGATGAGGACGTTTTTCGAAACTGGGATTATTCTTTTCTTTTTTAACTAATTGGTAGGCTTCTTCATATTGCTTTGCGCGGATCAATGCTGTCATTTGAGCACAAGCGTCATTAATATAGCTCATTCTTGGCAGCTCAGCATCAGAAAAGAAATATTCAATGGATACCCCTAGTCGTTGGCTTAATTGATAGAGTAATTGAGCAGAGAGATGAATCTCTTCATTTTTTTCTATTTTACTAATCAAGCCTTGGGTACAAATGCCATTTGCGAGTTCCTCCTGAGTCATATGCCAATACTTTCGCAAGTCTCGTATTTTCTTTCCAATCTCATAATCCATAATATTTCCTCCAAATTATGAAAAATATAAAATAGATAAACAAAGAATTAAGCCCAATAGATCCATTAATGAAACTAATAATCATACTTATTTCAATTCTGATATCATCTAAGGAAGGGATGGAAGGAAATGGGAAAACTATGTCGTTATATTATTTAGTTTTGGTTTAATGGGATATACATACAAAGGGAGATGTTAGAAACTCATGAGGTAGGACCTGTCCATAGAATGTCAGAAGCATGACAAAGAATATTCTGATTAAATTATCTCATGACAATGATTGTGAAGTAAATGGACTATATTTTGAACTTTTACAATAGCCGATTCTCTTAGTATATTAGGAGTCGGCTTTCTATTGTTTCTGCAGCAGCTAAAGTATAATAAAATAAAAAAACAGGATGTGTGGATATTGAGTAAAAGGATTGGTTTTATTGGAGCAGGAAAAATGGCGCAGGCCATTATTGGCGGCATTCTTAAATCAAATAATGTTGCTCCTGAGCAGTTGATGGCAAGCGCTGTTTCAAAAGAAACTGTAGATCATGTGAAAAAGAGGTTTGCTATTCAAGTAACAACAGAAAATAAACAAGTGGCAGAGCAAGCTGATATTCTATTTTTAGCTATTAAGCCAGATCTCCACTTTCACATAATTGAAGAAATAAAGGATTGGGTTAAACCTAATGCGATCATTATCACAATCGCTGCGGGAATTAGTTTGCAATTTCTTGAAGAGTCATTTGCTCGAAAAATAAAGGCCGTACGATCTATGCCTAATACTCCATCACTAATTGGTGAGGGGATGAGCGCGATTAGTGCAAATGATGCCGTAACAGAGGATGAGCTGGGTAAAATTGTACAGATTTTTTCGTGCTTTGGGAAGGTGGAAGTATTGAATGAAAAATTAATGGATGCAATTCCTGCAATTAGTGGCTCATCTCCTGCTTACGTTTATATGTTTATCGAGGCTTTAGCTGATGGGGGAGTTAAGAATGGACTTACAAGAAAACAGGCCTATACATTGGCTGCTCAAGCTGTTTTAGGGGCAGCGAAGATGGTTCTAGATACAGGAAAACATCCAGGAGAATTAAAGGACGAAGTATGTACACCTGGAGGGGCAACCATTGAAGCAGTAGCTGAGCTTGAGAAAACAGGGTTTCGCGCAGCTGTACTATCAGCAATGGAAAGTTGTTATCAGAAGACAAAATCACTTTCTTAAAAGATCAGAATTAACTTTAAAATTAGAAAAACTTGGCATTCGCCAAGTTTTTCTAATTTTAGGGATTGGATCGCCATCGATTGAAAGCTTTACGCTATCTGAAAATGAGACGGTGCAGCTCATTTTAGTTCTTAAGTAAAGTTTGATTAAGACCTGAGTATAGGTCTTTCATTTGGACAGTAACAATTTTAGCGCCAATCTGGACATGTACCATATTGTCAAAAACAGCTGTTACAAGGCCATTTAAGGATACATTTGAACCAATGTTTAAATCTCTTTTTTCATTTTTGTCCTTTTTGCTATCTGCCATCATTACACCATCCTATTCATGTAAAATTTTTTATTATTATAAAAAGAATATACCTTTTAATTGTAAAATAAACCCCGAAAATAAAAAAGTATTAAGTATGATAATAAATCGACAATATTCTGCATTAATCTGTCCGCAGGATTAGTTAAGAAAATGAAGGATTATCGAAAGAGGAAGTACATATTGAAGCATTAGGAACTTATTTTCTAGCCTAAGTCTTATGATCGGTATTGCAGCAATTGTCGCAATTACCCGGATGGTAGTAGGATTAGATGGAAAAGGGGTTATTTTTTTATAGAACAAATTTAAAAGATCAGCATAAAACATATAAACAAAGTGAAAGGAGGAAATTCCTTATAATTCCTACTTGACTAATAGGAATACAAGATATATATTTTTAACAATGAAATATTTTATGTTTAGGGAGGGATTTATTTATGACAACGTGGCTGGTTATACTAAATGTTGCTATTTTGTTAGTATTTATTATCGGTCTTATTTATATGCAAAAAAAACATATTTCATTTTCAAAGCGTGTATTTACCGCGTTAGGGCTTGGAATTGTTTTTGGCTTTGCTTTGCAGTTCATTTATGGACCAACAGATGAAGTCGTTGTAAAATCATCGGATTGGATTAATTTAGTTGGTGGAGGCTATGTTAAGTTCTTACAAATGATCGTCATGCCTCTAGTATTTATATCTATTTTATCTGCATTTACAAAATTAAAATTAAGCAATAATATTGGAAAAATTAGTACACTTATTATTGGATTGCTTATAGGTACAACTGCTATTGCAGCAGCAGTAGGAATAGCATCGGCCGTTGGGTTTAATTTAGAATCCATTCAAATTACACAAGGTGATGCTGAACTGGCTCGAGGAGATATGCTTGAGCAAAAAAATCTAGAGGTGGAGGGAAAAACCTTACCACAGCAAATGCTTGAATTGCTGCCATCCAATCCTTTTCTAGATTTAACAGGTGCAAGACCTACATCAACCATTTCAGTTGTCATCTTTTCGGCATTTTTAGGAATGGCTTACCTTGGGGTTAGAAGGAAATCGCCGGAACAAGCTGATCTATTTGCAAAAATTGTAGATGCCTTCTACACCATTATCATGAGAGTTGTTACAATCATTTTACGTTTGACGCCATACGGTGTTCTGGCTATTATGACCAGGACAGTTGCTACGAGTGATATTGACGCAATTTTGAAGCTCGGAAAATTTGTTCTTGCCTCATATGCTGCATTAATTGTTATGTTCTTAATTCATTTACTATTATTAACCATAGCAGGACTAAATCCGGTGACATATGTGAAAAAAGTATTTCCAGTACTGACATTTGCCTTTACATCTCGTACTAGTGCAGGTGCTCTTCCATTGAATATCAAGACACAGAAATCACTTGGTGTACCAGAAGGAATTGCAAACTTTGCAGGCTCATTTGGTCTTTCCATCGGGCAAAATGGTTGTGCAGGTATCTATCCTGCAATGCTTGCAGTTATGATTGCACCGACCGTTGGAATTGATCCATTATCTCCGTCATTTATTGCAACTGTCATTGCCGTTGTAGCGATTAGTTCCTTCGGTGTTGCGGGTGTAGGCGGTGGTGCGACATTTGCTGCCATATTAGTATTATCCGCTTTGAACTTGCCAGTCGCATTAGCAGGCTTGCTAATCTCCATTGAGCCTCTAATAGATATGGGACGTACTGCACTTAACGTAAGTGGTTCAATGACTTCAGGTATATTAACAAGCAGAATAACTGGTGAAATCGATTCAAATATCTATAATGATATGAAGGAAAAAATTGAAGCGGAAGCATAATAAAAAGACAAAAACCGACGAGTGCCAGGCACCTGTCGGTTTTTGTTTTTTGTAAAAGAATTAATGAGGCAAAAAGGCTAATTGATAAAAGAATAAAACAGCAAATAAATAAACTAAAGGATGGACTTCCCGCCATTTTCCCTTTACGACTTTCAAAAGTGGGTATGAGATGAAACCAAGTGCAATTCCTGTTGCAATACTTGATGTTAACGGCATACTTAAAATAATTAGGAATGCTGGGAATGCTTCATCGATCTCTCCCCATTTAATATTGGAAATACTCCCCATCATCAAGCTTCCTACTATGATAAGTGCAGGTGCAGTAATAGCAGAAATTCCAGAAACCGCACTAACCAATGGTCCGAAGAATGCAGATACAATAAATAGTCCAGCAACAGTTAATGATGTTAATCCTGTTCTGCCACCTGCTGCGACACCAGCAGATGATTCAATGAAAGCAGATGTAGGACTTGTTCCAAACATTGCACCGACAGTAGTAGCAATTGAATCAGAAAGCAATGCTTCTTTTGCTCTAGGCATTGTATTGCCTTTCATTAATCCTGCCTGCTGAGCTACCCCAATCATGGTTCCGGTCGTATCAAAAATTGTCACAAGCAAGAATGAAAAGACAACGGCATATAAACTATGGTGAATGACATCTCCAATTGCATCAATTGGATTAAGTACGATTAATCCATCTGGAAGAGATGGTAAAGACATAAAGCCTTGATCAAAAGAAAGCTGTCCTGTAAAGAACGCTATTAATCCTGTAATGATCATTCCAAAAAATAAGGCACCATTAATATTCAATGTCATTAGAATTAACGTAACTGCAAGGCCTACTAGTGCGAGAATGGCTGAAGGTGAATGGAGATCACCTAATGCAACAAGATTAGTAGGGTGACTTGTAATAATGCCTGACAGGCGAAGTCCGATAAAAGCTATAAATAAGCCAATACCTGCTGTGATCCCATGTTTTAAATTTTCAGGGATTGCTTCAATCAATTTTTTTCGAAATGGTGTTAAGGATAAAATAATAAAAATTAATCCTGCGATAAAAACGGCGGCAAAAGCAGTTTGATAGCTAATATTGCCATGAGTTCCTACTACGGAGTAGGCGAAATATGCATTTAAGCCCATACCAGGCGCGATGGCAATCGGATAATTAGCGAAGAGTGCCATCCAGAGTGTTCCAATAACCGAAGCGATAATCGTCGCTGTAAAGACCTGCTCAAACGGTACACCCGCATCAGATAAAATAACAGGGTTTACAACAACAATATAAACCATAGTTAAAAAGGTTGTAATCCCAGCAAGAACCTCAGTCTTAGCATTTGTATTGTTTTCCTTCAATTTAAACATTTATAAGTCCTCCGAATACGAACATTAAATTTCACATCCTATATAATATTCGTTTATAGGATAAAAAACAAGAGTTTATTCCTTATTATCTATTATACATGAGGAAATCATACTCCTAAGAGCGAAAGAAGATACCAAAAGGATAAAAAGCAAAGAAAAAGCTAAGAGCAGCATTAGTTACAGCTCTTAGCCCATCAATTTATATTTTTGCTTAATCCTTTGAATGATTGTACAGAAATGGTTTCGATAATATTAATCCAATAATATATATTATTAAGGCAAAATAAGCCGGGAGAAGATGTATGAATGTTGTGTAGCCAATAATAAAGTGTGTGAAAATACCAGCTGAGAAGGCAGGAATGCCTCCAATTAGGAAAGTCTTCCATACCCAATTTGCGCCTTGCTGAAATCCCCATAAGGCGGTCATAAGGACAAGTAAACCTACGCTGAGCAATGCGCTGCCAAAACCAGCTCGATCATGTGCAATAACAGGAATAAGATTGCTATTTATATTATTAATTACCTTAGGAGGAATACATATATATCCGATATCTGTTGATACAAAAATACTCGTCGTACCAATGGTTGAAATAACAATTCCTCCTATGACAAATGAAAATCCAAGGATAACAAAGCAAAGCTGCCCCCAAATGACCTTTTTCCATGCGAACGTATTCCTTCGATTTTTTGAAAGAGGGGAGTGAATGGCCGTTTTTGTTTGGAATACTCCCCATAGAAAAAAGGGAAGAAGGACAATCCAAAATATCCCATGCAGCCAATCAAAGTAACCATATCCAATAAAAAGTAGAATTCCTAAAAATCCAGTAATAGCAGCGATATTAATTGCTTTTCTTGCCCAATGCATACCGAATCTGACCCCATTTTTTGCTAGCTGCATATAAATAATAGCTCCAGAAATCATGGTGCCAGCAAGGGTCATTCTGTCATGTGACATAAATTTTAGCAAATTCGGATTTAAAGCAAATAATTCTTCCTTTTTTATTAATAAAAATGCTTCATCATACGGAAGAATGATTCTTGTCATGCTGAAAGCTAATGCCAGCAAACCTCCGCATAAAATAATGAATCCAAATAGCCAATACCATTTCCAGCCTTGCAGTTCAATCAAGTCATCTTCTTTTGACAAAGAATCTAACAACGCCTCGTTAATTCTTTTCGGGAGACCAGGTCCTGACGAAACATAGCCATCGGTTAGCATGACAAGGTCTGCACCGTTTTCAAATAATTTTAAAGCATCTTCTGGTTCATAAACCCCACCCGAAACAATCTTGGGTACTTTCCCAAGTCCAAATTCATTAAGCTGAATTAAGGAATCAACTAATTCAGCTGTAGAATGACTATTTGCTTCATCAATCAATATTCCTTTTATTGCTTCGGTATAAAAAAATGGTCGGTATTCACGTAGCATCTCTTGCATAATATGATGAGAAATGGCAAGTACTATCGGTTTTTCACAATCTGTTGCTAATTGCTCAATCAAATCAATGTTATCCTTAAACTGACCCCATTCAACAATAAATACATCAGCAAAGGGCTGAAGATGCTTGGTAAGCTTTAAGATATCTTCAGGATCATTTTGCTCTATATTTAAACGGATAAAAATAGGAGTACGAGCCTTATGCTTTTTAAGCATGATAAGTGTTTTTTCAATTCCAATTGACTCGAGCGGATTTGGGAAGTCAATTGCTTGAGTTCTTTTATTAAATGTCGCTTTTTCTGAAGAGGCATTCTTAAATAAGGATACCGGGCCCACTTCAATAAACCCAAATCCAAGATAAGAAAAAGCTGTTGTTCCAGATAAATTAGGATCTATTTTTCCACTTAAACCAACTGGACTCGAAAAGGAACTGCTAAATAAGCTTTTTTTTAATTTTGTAGAGGGCTCCATATGGCCTAAAAATTCAATCAATTGTTTTCCGCCCGGTATGATTACAATGGAATTCATTCCCCGGTGAATGAATTCTCTGCCAAAGGCACCTGGAAGAATTGAAAGCCAAGGCTTAAATAAGGGGTGGTAGGACCAATCAGGCAAAATGATAACCTCCCACAATGATTATTTACCTCTATTTTATTAGTAAAATTGTGCCTTCGCCAAGTCCTTTTTGGGGAATGACTTAGTTTTACTTATGCGATATTATAAGCAAAATAATATCATACCTATTTATTCACTTTAGGCGATAACAAACTTAAACTTTCCGATTAGTCAAGAAAGAGAAATGAATAGAAGAGGAAAAAATCTAAAAAAGGGTTTTAAGAAGGTGACAGCAGTCCACCTTCTTAAAACCCTTTAAAATTTTATTAAAAAAATGCATTTAACAGTAAATAAATTAATCCTGCAATTGTTGCAGATATTGGTAATGTAATGACCCATGTTATAAGCATTCTTTGAGCGGTACCCCATTTTACACCTTTCAGACGATGAGCTGAACCGACACCTAAAATAGAAGAAGAAATGACATGTGTAGTACTAACTGGTAAATGAATAAATGTAGCACCGAAAATAATCATTGCTCCACTTAAATCAGCAGCCACTCCATTTATAGGTCGAATTTTCATAATTTTTCCGCCAACGGTTTTAATAATTTTCCAACCACCGACAGATGTACCAAGTCCCATTGCGAGTGCGCAGGAGAATTGTACCCAGAGCGGGATATCTGTACTTGTTGCATAACCGTTTGCGATTAAGGCCATTGTGATGATTCCCATTGCTT from Cytobacillus dafuensis encodes:
- a CDS encoding L-cystine transporter, which encodes MTTWLVILNVAILLVFIIGLIYMQKKHISFSKRVFTALGLGIVFGFALQFIYGPTDEVVVKSSDWINLVGGGYVKFLQMIVMPLVFISILSAFTKLKLSNNIGKISTLIIGLLIGTTAIAAAVGIASAVGFNLESIQITQGDAELARGDMLEQKNLEVEGKTLPQQMLELLPSNPFLDLTGARPTSTISVVIFSAFLGMAYLGVRRKSPEQADLFAKIVDAFYTIIMRVVTIILRLTPYGVLAIMTRTVATSDIDAILKLGKFVLASYAALIVMFLIHLLLLTIAGLNPVTYVKKVFPVLTFAFTSRTSAGALPLNIKTQKSLGVPEGIANFAGSFGLSIGQNGCAGIYPAMLAVMIAPTVGIDPLSPSFIATVIAVVAISSFGVAGVGGGATFAAILVLSALNLPVALAGLLISIEPLIDMGRTALNVSGSMTSGILTSRITGEIDSNIYNDMKEKIEAEA
- a CDS encoding dihydroorotate dehydrogenase, which produces MPDWSYHPLFKPWLSILPGAFGREFIHRGMNSIVIIPGGKQLIEFLGHMEPSTKLKKSLFSSSFSSPVGLSGKIDPNLSGTTAFSYLGFGFIEVGPVSLFKNASSEKATFNKRTQAIDFPNPLESIGIEKTLIMLKKHKARTPIFIRLNIEQNDPEDILKLTKHLQPFADVFIVEWGQFKDNIDLIEQLATDCEKPIVLAISHHIMQEMLREYRPFFYTEAIKGILIDEANSHSTAELVDSLIQLNEFGLGKVPKIVSGGVYEPEDALKLFENGADLVMLTDGYVSSGPGLPKRINEALLDSLSKEDDLIELQGWKWYWLFGFIILCGGLLALAFSMTRIILPYDEAFLLIKKEELFALNPNLLKFMSHDRMTLAGTMISGAIIYMQLAKNGVRFGMHWARKAINIAAITGFLGILLFIGYGYFDWLHGIFWIVLLPFFLWGVFQTKTAIHSPLSKNRRNTFAWKKVIWGQLCFVILGFSFVIGGIVISTIGTTSIFVSTDIGYICIPPKVINNINSNLIPVIAHDRAGFGSALLSVGLLVLMTALWGFQQGANWVWKTFLIGGIPAFSAGIFTHFIIGYTTFIHLLPAYFALIIYIIGLILSKPFLYNHSKD
- a CDS encoding NCS2 family permease, yielding MFKLKENNTNAKTEVLAGITTFLTMVYIVVVNPVILSDAGVPFEQVFTATIIASVIGTLWMALFANYPIAIAPGMGLNAYFAYSVVGTHGNISYQTAFAAVFIAGLIFIILSLTPFRKKLIEAIPENLKHGITAGIGLFIAFIGLRLSGIITSHPTNLVALGDLHSPSAILALVGLAVTLILMTLNINGALFFGMIITGLIAFFTGQLSFDQGFMSLPSLPDGLIVLNPIDAIGDVIHHSLYAVVFSFLLVTIFDTTGTMIGVAQQAGLMKGNTMPRAKEALLSDSIATTVGAMFGTSPTSAFIESSAGVAAGGRTGLTSLTVAGLFIVSAFFGPLVSAVSGISAITAPALIIVGSLMMGSISNIKWGEIDEAFPAFLIILSMPLTSSIATGIALGFISYPLLKVVKGKWREVHPLVYLFAVLFFYQLAFLPH
- the proC gene encoding pyrroline-5-carboxylate reductase — encoded protein: MSKRIGFIGAGKMAQAIIGGILKSNNVAPEQLMASAVSKETVDHVKKRFAIQVTTENKQVAEQADILFLAIKPDLHFHIIEEIKDWVKPNAIIITIAAGISLQFLEESFARKIKAVRSMPNTPSLIGEGMSAISANDAVTEDELGKIVQIFSCFGKVEVLNEKLMDAIPAISGSSPAYVYMFIEALADGGVKNGLTRKQAYTLAAQAVLGAAKMVLDTGKHPGELKDEVCTPGGATIEAVAELEKTGFRAAVLSAMESCYQKTKSLS